One window of the Nocardia huaxiensis genome contains the following:
- a CDS encoding alpha/beta hydrolase family protein, which yields MVLAAGVWILHQNDYALREERVTISGAAQPLQGVLARPRDGAGPFGLVVFVHGDGPIDATHDTFYRPIWEALARAGYASLSWDKPGVAGAEGNWLHQSMADRAAEASAAIDWARERTDIDPRRIGLWGASQAGWVLPEIAATRTDLRFLILVSPAINWSRQGEYHLRAELRARDATATDTAAALRRRDTVLRLLDEHADYARYLAESGDPEPMSADRWTFVSKNYTADASDALRRTRIPVFLALGDHDVNVDAAETERTYRDLLTTPGRLTVARYRDATHGMTRIGLDGNSLSAVLTALFAPRSLFTPGFLTDQGDYVRLFAAPANS from the coding sequence ATGGTGCTGGCCGCCGGTGTGTGGATTCTGCATCAGAACGACTACGCGCTGCGTGAAGAACGGGTCACCATCTCCGGTGCGGCCCAGCCGTTGCAGGGTGTGCTCGCCCGCCCCCGCGACGGCGCCGGCCCCTTCGGCCTGGTCGTCTTCGTGCACGGCGACGGCCCGATCGACGCCACCCACGACACCTTCTACCGCCCGATCTGGGAGGCGCTGGCCCGCGCCGGATACGCGTCGCTGTCCTGGGACAAGCCCGGAGTCGCCGGCGCGGAAGGCAATTGGCTGCACCAGAGCATGGCCGACCGTGCGGCCGAGGCGTCGGCCGCCATCGACTGGGCGCGCGAGCGCACCGACATAGATCCCCGCCGCATCGGCCTCTGGGGCGCCAGCCAAGCCGGTTGGGTGCTGCCCGAGATCGCCGCGACCCGCACCGACCTGCGCTTCCTGATCCTGGTGTCGCCGGCGATCAACTGGTCGCGACAGGGCGAATACCACCTGCGCGCCGAACTGCGCGCCCGCGACGCCACCGCCACCGACACCGCTGCGGCCCTGCGCCGCCGCGACACCGTGCTGCGCCTGCTCGACGAACACGCCGACTACGCGCGCTATCTCGCCGAATCCGGTGACCCCGAACCGATGTCGGCGGACCGCTGGACCTTCGTCAGCAAGAACTACACCGCCGACGCCTCGGACGCCCTGCGCCGCACCCGGATTCCCGTATTCCTCGCCCTGGGCGACCACGACGTCAATGTCGACGCCGCCGAAACCGAGCGCACCTACCGCGATCTGCTCACCACCCCCGGCCGGCTCACCGTCGCCCGCTACCGCGACGCCACCCACGGCATGACCCGGATCGGACTCGACGGCAACAGCCTCAGCGCCGTGCTCACCGCGCTGTTCGCACCCCGCTCACTGTTCACCCCGGGGTTCCTCACCGACCAGGGCGATTATGTCCGGCTGTTCGCCGCCCCCGCGAACAGCTGA
- a CDS encoding saccharopine dehydrogenase family protein, with the protein MRVLALGGAGAMGAVAVEAVLRLPGIDELVIADRDLSAAQRVAAAHAHAPLPVRAAHVDVTDRAALREVLRPADVVLNTVGPYYEFGLEVLWAAIENHTHYLDLCDDWEPTIDMLKLDAAARGSGICAVLGMGASPGISNLLALAATRRLDTVDDVYTAWPVDVPADDGAEQFAGAGGRPSAAAVHWMAQLSGTISVVEAGGPARWRPLRPIPLELPGNRRGTAYTVGHPEPVTLRHTVRPAGVSATLMVVTPSTVAYLDGLRRDIDRGRLTAESAAAKLMKPGVLRGIRAHATAGRYAAPGTLPPFFAVAYGSKDGRRHAVLARIDDENARGAREFTADMARATAIPLALGLSQLLDGLVRRPGVHAPEAVIDPDRMFRDLGRELGCPPGTSCLLIEEEPLARPGH; encoded by the coding sequence ATGAGAGTTCTGGCATTGGGCGGCGCGGGCGCGATGGGTGCGGTCGCCGTCGAAGCGGTCCTGCGGCTGCCGGGGATCGACGAGCTCGTCATCGCCGACCGTGACCTCTCGGCGGCGCAACGGGTGGCGGCCGCGCACGCGCACGCGCCGCTGCCCGTGCGGGCCGCGCACGTGGATGTCACCGATCGCGCCGCGCTGCGGGAGGTACTGCGACCGGCGGATGTGGTGCTCAATACCGTTGGCCCCTATTACGAATTCGGCCTCGAGGTGCTCTGGGCCGCGATCGAGAACCACACGCACTACCTGGATCTGTGCGACGACTGGGAACCCACGATCGACATGCTGAAGCTGGACGCCGCGGCCCGCGGCTCCGGAATCTGCGCCGTCCTCGGCATGGGCGCCAGCCCGGGCATCAGCAACCTGCTCGCACTGGCCGCCACCCGCCGGCTCGACACCGTGGACGATGTCTACACCGCGTGGCCGGTCGACGTGCCGGCGGACGACGGCGCAGAACAGTTCGCGGGTGCGGGTGGGCGGCCCTCGGCGGCGGCCGTGCACTGGATGGCGCAGCTCAGCGGAACCATCAGCGTGGTGGAGGCCGGCGGACCGGCGCGCTGGCGGCCACTGCGCCCGATTCCGCTCGAGCTGCCCGGCAATCGGCGCGGGACCGCCTACACGGTCGGCCATCCGGAACCGGTCACGCTGCGCCACACCGTCCGGCCCGCAGGCGTCTCGGCCACGCTCATGGTCGTCACGCCGAGCACCGTCGCCTATCTGGACGGACTGCGCCGCGATATCGACCGCGGCCGGCTCACCGCCGAATCAGCGGCGGCGAAACTGATGAAACCCGGTGTGCTGCGCGGCATCCGCGCACACGCCACGGCCGGCCGCTACGCCGCCCCCGGTACCCTGCCGCCCTTCTTCGCCGTCGCGTACGGCAGCAAGGACGGCCGGCGGCACGCGGTCCTCGCCCGCATCGACGACGAGAACGCACGCGGCGCACGAGAATTCACCGCCGACATGGCCCGCGCCACAGCAATCCCCTTGGCGCTGGGCCTGTCTCAACTCCTCGACGGGCTCGTACGCCGCCCCGGCGTGCACGCCCCGGAAGCAGTCATCGATCCCGATCGGATGTTCCGTGATCTGGGGCGGGAACTCGGATGCCCACCCGGCACCTCCTGTCTGCTGATCGAGGAGGAGCCGCTCGCCCGCCCCGGCCACTGA
- a CDS encoding PaaX family transcriptional regulator C-terminal domain-containing protein yields the protein MLREDFTIDAGELYAVANALGMSDQQVRLCIKRLVAEGQFTQEGRGRKAVLRGDDRVRAALAPDLDFIRYMYAQDRGDAPWDGVWHVVAFAVPEAARAARDALRDSIIALGGAAIQGGMYVSAHRWEQRIAAAAAEFGVAEHISTMTTDDLEIGGVRAPRELAARLWSLPSIAAGHERLLAVAERRLDRLHAGALTDTERLTMEIELAAEFTRALEPDPLLPPELLPRPWIGARARASVASCWIELARHETPGSARVFRMYADAVREALGGNGSRTH from the coding sequence ATGCTCCGCGAGGACTTCACCATCGATGCCGGGGAACTGTACGCGGTGGCCAATGCACTGGGGATGAGCGATCAGCAGGTGCGGTTGTGCATCAAGCGGCTGGTCGCGGAGGGGCAGTTCACCCAGGAGGGGCGGGGGCGCAAGGCGGTCTTGCGCGGCGACGATCGGGTGCGGGCCGCGCTCGCACCCGATCTGGATTTCATTCGGTACATGTATGCGCAGGACCGGGGCGACGCGCCCTGGGACGGGGTGTGGCACGTGGTCGCGTTCGCGGTGCCGGAGGCCGCACGAGCCGCCCGGGATGCGCTGCGCGACAGCATCATTGCCCTGGGCGGGGCGGCGATTCAGGGCGGAATGTATGTCTCGGCGCATCGCTGGGAGCAGCGGATCGCCGCGGCTGCGGCCGAATTCGGTGTGGCCGAGCATATTTCGACCATGACCACCGATGATCTGGAGATCGGCGGGGTGCGTGCGCCCCGGGAGCTGGCCGCCCGGTTGTGGTCATTGCCGAGCATTGCCGCGGGACACGAGCGGCTGCTCGCGGTAGCCGAACGTCGACTGGACCGGTTGCACGCCGGTGCGCTCACGGACACCGAGCGGCTCACCATGGAAATCGAACTGGCGGCCGAGTTCACCCGCGCGCTCGAACCGGATCCGCTGCTGCCGCCGGAGCTGCTGCCGCGGCCGTGGATCGGTGCGCGCGCCCGCGCTTCGGTTGCCTCGTGCTGGATCGAATTGGCCCGCCACGAGACCCCCGGCTCGGCCCGCGTCTTCCGGATGTATGCCGACGCGGTGCGAGAAGCCCTCGGCGGCAACGGGTCTCGCACGCACTAG
- a CDS encoding VOC family protein, with protein sequence MADVTQPPPNGTPTWVDLGVPDHRQAMEFYGAVFGWEFAEGPPETGGYTMCLVRGKPVAAVMTNPDPGTTEFWWNLYFATDDCDGAVKRIADAGGQVVMPPMDVMDQGRMAIVVDPVGGQFGLWEGRAHIGAEVVAEPGALVWAELFTATPEPAREFYTAAFDFTLEAIPGGLDYSVLNRPDGTPVGGIEGEPSRAKAAWVTYFAVEDVDATVERATTAGAKVTLPAVDSPYGRYAGLRDPFGADFRIIRPAQPD encoded by the coding sequence ATGGCTGATGTGACGCAACCGCCGCCGAATGGGACGCCGACCTGGGTTGATCTGGGGGTCCCGGATCACCGGCAGGCCATGGAGTTCTACGGGGCGGTGTTCGGGTGGGAGTTCGCGGAGGGGCCGCCGGAGACCGGCGGGTACACGATGTGCCTCGTGCGGGGGAAGCCGGTGGCGGCGGTCATGACCAATCCCGATCCGGGGACGACGGAGTTCTGGTGGAACCTGTATTTCGCCACCGACGACTGCGATGGGGCGGTGAAGCGGATCGCTGATGCCGGCGGGCAGGTCGTGATGCCGCCCATGGACGTGATGGATCAGGGGCGGATGGCCATTGTGGTCGATCCGGTGGGCGGGCAGTTCGGCTTGTGGGAGGGGCGGGCGCACATCGGGGCGGAGGTGGTGGCGGAGCCGGGTGCGCTGGTGTGGGCGGAGCTGTTCACCGCCACGCCGGAGCCCGCGCGCGAGTTCTACACGGCGGCCTTCGATTTCACGCTGGAGGCGATTCCGGGCGGACTCGATTACTCGGTGCTGAATCGCCCGGACGGCACACCCGTGGGCGGCATCGAGGGTGAGCCGTCGCGGGCGAAGGCGGCGTGGGTGACGTACTTCGCCGTCGAGGATGTGGACGCCACTGTCGAGCGGGCGACCACGGCGGGCGCGAAGGTGACGCTGCCCGCCGTGGATTCACCGTATGGGCGGTACGCGGGGTTGCGTGATCCGTTCGGAGCCGACTTCCGGATCATCCGGCCGGCGCAACCCGACTGA
- a CDS encoding epoxide hydrolase family protein yields the protein MSEQITPFRIDIPQEQLDDLHRRLDATRWPDQDPNAGWSQGIPLDYTRELAEYWRTSYDWRAQEARLNAFPQFRTEIDGHNLHFIHVRSAEAGAVPLLLTHGWPGSIVEFLEVIAPLTDPVAHGGKPEDAFHVVVPTIPGYGFSGPAVGWSTTRAAAAWAELMRRLGYDRYVAHGEDTGAAITRQLAVIDAEHLIAMHLTDIASAGITFENADPGNAEEMRAAEKAQRYAFEFGAYAMLQASRPQTLAYGLADSPVGQMAWIVERFKDWTDSKNVPEDAVDRDAMLTNVMIYWLNGTAGSSARYYFEGASTWGAPEPETTVPLSVAVMPHDIGAPVRRLAERNNTIVRWTELARGGHFAAMEEPDLIIEDLRASFAPYR from the coding sequence ATGAGCGAACAGATCACTCCCTTCCGCATCGACATCCCGCAGGAACAGCTCGACGATCTGCACCGCCGGCTCGACGCCACCCGCTGGCCCGACCAGGATCCGAATGCCGGTTGGTCACAGGGCATCCCGCTCGACTACACCCGGGAGCTGGCCGAATACTGGCGCACCAGCTACGACTGGCGCGCACAGGAGGCGCGGCTCAATGCTTTTCCGCAGTTCCGCACCGAAATCGACGGGCACAACCTGCATTTCATCCACGTGCGATCGGCCGAGGCCGGCGCTGTGCCGCTGCTGCTCACCCACGGCTGGCCCGGGTCCATCGTGGAATTCCTCGAGGTGATCGCCCCGCTGACCGATCCCGTCGCGCACGGCGGCAAGCCCGAGGACGCCTTCCATGTCGTGGTGCCGACCATTCCCGGCTACGGCTTCTCCGGCCCGGCGGTCGGCTGGTCGACCACGCGCGCCGCAGCCGCCTGGGCCGAGCTCATGCGGCGGCTCGGGTACGACCGGTACGTCGCGCACGGTGAGGACACCGGCGCGGCCATCACCCGGCAGCTCGCGGTCATCGACGCCGAACATCTCATCGCCATGCATCTGACCGATATCGCCTCGGCCGGAATCACTTTCGAGAACGCGGATCCCGGCAATGCCGAGGAGATGCGCGCGGCGGAGAAGGCACAGCGCTACGCCTTCGAATTCGGCGCGTACGCCATGCTGCAGGCCAGTCGTCCGCAGACCCTCGCCTACGGTCTCGCCGATTCCCCGGTCGGCCAAATGGCGTGGATCGTCGAACGATTCAAGGATTGGACCGATTCGAAGAACGTCCCCGAGGATGCCGTCGACCGGGACGCCATGCTCACCAATGTCATGATCTACTGGCTCAACGGCACCGCGGGCTCCTCCGCCCGCTACTACTTCGAGGGCGCATCCACCTGGGGCGCACCGGAACCCGAGACCACCGTCCCGCTCTCGGTCGCCGTCATGCCGCACGACATCGGCGCGCCCGTTCGCCGTCTCGCCGAACGCAACAACACCATCGTGCGCTGGACCGAACTGGCGCGCGGCGGCCATTTCGCCGCCATGGAGGAACCCGATCTGATCATCGAGGACCTGCGCGCCAGCTTCGCGCCCTACCGCTAG
- a CDS encoding TIGR03619 family F420-dependent LLM class oxidoreductase: MDFGVQALNMDRTIEPAETIRLARLVEELGYRSWWASDHVVLPAPRVDASPSEPTEPIIDPLVHLSFVAAATTRLELGTGVVILPQRNPLVLAKQAASLSVLSGGRFALGVGAGYLEPELTALGVPTADRGRRTDEYLDAMHALWHTPEPAFSGKYVEFKAIDAHPRPRGLRVYVGGHSAGAIRRAVTRAHGWFAIGTVAETEANLARLADIAKTVERPAELGPLSVTVAATQPLTPSVVRQYEDLGIEQLVIHPASLPGTIDEALHRHAELIA; this comes from the coding sequence ATGGACTTCGGAGTACAGGCCCTCAATATGGATCGGACCATCGAACCCGCGGAGACGATCCGGCTCGCGCGGCTGGTCGAGGAGCTCGGGTATCGATCCTGGTGGGCGTCGGATCACGTGGTGCTGCCCGCGCCCCGGGTGGACGCGTCGCCGTCGGAGCCGACCGAGCCGATCATCGATCCGCTGGTGCACCTGTCCTTCGTCGCGGCGGCCACCACCCGGCTCGAACTGGGCACCGGCGTGGTGATTCTGCCGCAGCGCAATCCGCTGGTGCTGGCCAAACAGGCGGCGAGCCTGTCGGTGCTCAGCGGTGGCCGCTTCGCGCTCGGCGTGGGCGCGGGATATCTCGAGCCGGAGCTCACCGCTCTCGGCGTGCCCACCGCCGATCGCGGACGCCGCACCGACGAGTACCTGGACGCCATGCACGCGCTCTGGCACACCCCGGAGCCGGCGTTCTCCGGAAAGTACGTGGAGTTCAAGGCGATCGACGCGCATCCGCGACCGCGCGGGCTGCGCGTGTACGTGGGCGGGCACAGTGCCGGAGCCATCCGGCGCGCGGTCACGCGGGCACACGGCTGGTTCGCCATCGGCACGGTGGCCGAGACCGAAGCGAACCTCGCGCGACTGGCCGACATCGCGAAGACCGTCGAGCGGCCCGCCGAGCTCGGCCCGCTGTCGGTCACCGTGGCCGCCACCCAGCCGCTGACGCCGTCGGTGGTGCGCCAGTACGAGGATCTCGGCATCGAACAGCTCGTCATTCATCCCGCGTCGCTGCCCGGCACGATCGACGAAGCCCTGCACCGGCACGCCGAACTCATCGCCTGA
- a CDS encoding YncE family protein encodes MTGQPPFPCGDQASIIAAHLLEEPPSAHAVRPGLPAEIDGVIAKALEKRPEDRYASCAEFAEALGRAVGTAPLPPAPEPENRQSAPRPMPFTATASSTIISPPADLSAATIVPPPAPAVPVPPQPETASPGRPRRRGQLVLTLVALSAVIAVVVTVIAVLRDSGGSDSASAGRRTTTAAGLPPAVTLDAAPRGIAVDSVTHAVYVISDGRISVLDPATAQVASAISVPENRTGIVVDPASHRIFLAGDAGTDPVIDIVDPATSTVTATLTIGPPKAERAFDFASGLIVDSDTLYAFNTFDAWLSIVDTNTRAVTTKKLGSTEFTLDPVTHGLVGVNIATNTAFTIDPVSEAITDMTAVPGCCSGPVAFDPSTRMLYADDPTEALIHVVDLGSKQVVTTIPTGPQGLGSNGMALDPAGRTLYVASSHDRSISVIDLARNAVTATISLADPPSTLALNTSTRTLYAVSESSNSVTVIPR; translated from the coding sequence TTGACCGGACAGCCGCCGTTCCCCTGCGGAGACCAGGCGTCCATCATCGCCGCGCACCTGCTCGAGGAACCACCCTCGGCACACGCGGTGCGCCCCGGCCTACCGGCCGAGATCGACGGGGTCATCGCGAAGGCGCTGGAGAAGCGCCCCGAGGACCGCTACGCGAGCTGCGCCGAATTCGCCGAGGCACTCGGCCGTGCCGTCGGCACGGCACCGCTGCCTCCCGCACCGGAGCCCGAAAACCGGCAGTCAGCGCCCCGGCCGATGCCGTTCACCGCGACCGCTTCGTCGACAATCATTTCCCCACCGGCGGACCTCTCCGCCGCGACGATCGTTCCTCCGCCCGCACCGGCCGTACCTGTTCCGCCGCAACCGGAAACGGCATCACCGGGCAGGCCCCGCCGCCGCGGGCAGCTCGTCCTGACGCTCGTCGCCCTGTCGGCGGTGATCGCGGTGGTCGTCACGGTGATCGCGGTACTGCGGGACAGCGGCGGCTCCGACAGCGCCAGTGCCGGCCGTCGCACCACGACCGCGGCGGGTCTGCCACCGGCCGTCACGCTCGACGCCGCACCCCGGGGCATCGCGGTCGACTCCGTCACGCATGCCGTCTACGTGATCTCGGACGGCCGCATCTCCGTGCTCGATCCAGCGACGGCTCAGGTGGCCTCGGCAATTTCGGTGCCGGAGAACAGAACCGGGATCGTGGTAGACCCGGCCTCCCACCGGATCTTCCTCGCGGGTGACGCCGGCACCGACCCGGTCATCGATATTGTCGATCCGGCGACTTCGACGGTCACGGCGACGCTCACCATCGGTCCGCCCAAGGCCGAGAGGGCCTTCGATTTCGCCAGCGGCCTGATCGTGGACTCCGATACGCTCTACGCCTTCAATACTTTCGATGCCTGGCTGTCCATAGTGGATACGAACACCCGGGCGGTGACCACCAAGAAACTCGGATCGACCGAATTCACCCTCGACCCGGTCACCCATGGATTGGTGGGCGTGAATATCGCCACCAACACGGCATTCACCATTGATCCGGTGTCGGAGGCGATCACCGATATGACCGCTGTACCGGGTTGCTGTTCGGGCCCGGTGGCTTTCGACCCGTCCACCAGGATGCTCTACGCAGACGATCCCACCGAGGCGCTCATCCATGTCGTCGACCTCGGCAGCAAGCAGGTCGTCACCACGATCCCCACCGGCCCGCAGGGCCTGGGATCCAATGGCATGGCCCTCGATCCGGCCGGTCGCACCCTGTATGTGGCGAGCAGTCACGATCGGTCGATCTCCGTAATCGACCTCGCCCGCAATGCCGTGACCGCGACGATTTCACTCGCCGACCCGCCCAGCACTCTCGCCTTGAACACCTCGACCCGCACCCTCTACGCGGTGAGCGAGTCGTCGAATTCGGTGACGGTCATTCCCCGGTGA
- a CDS encoding M23 family metallopeptidase, which produces MAAVALGAAVAAVQTGFQERHDTAEAGVRAMAGAELVGAAPISAHDGTDAHFPEILTAAPFDDPEEIQRLLANGQHAAADIEARATAGLRPLFVKFTQGTFTSGYGSRWGVTHFGVDVAAPIGTPIEAVEDGTVLSAGPADGFGMWVRLLHDDGTITVYGHVDTTTVTVGQRVLAGDEIATVGNRGFSTGPHCHFEVWLNGNQKVDPLPWLASRGISLGPEQD; this is translated from the coding sequence ATGGCGGCGGTGGCGCTGGGCGCGGCGGTGGCGGCCGTGCAGACCGGATTCCAGGAGCGGCACGACACGGCCGAGGCCGGCGTGCGGGCCATGGCGGGTGCGGAACTCGTCGGCGCCGCACCGATATCCGCGCACGACGGCACCGATGCCCACTTCCCGGAAATTCTCACCGCGGCGCCGTTCGACGACCCCGAGGAAATTCAGCGCCTGCTGGCCAATGGCCAGCACGCCGCAGCCGATATCGAAGCGCGCGCCACGGCGGGACTGCGGCCGCTGTTCGTGAAATTCACGCAGGGGACATTCACGTCGGGCTACGGTTCCCGCTGGGGCGTCACCCATTTCGGGGTGGATGTGGCCGCGCCGATCGGAACGCCCATCGAAGCGGTCGAGGACGGGACCGTGCTCAGCGCCGGACCCGCGGACGGATTCGGCATGTGGGTGCGGCTGCTGCACGACGACGGCACCATCACCGTGTACGGGCATGTGGACACCACCACTGTCACGGTGGGGCAGCGAGTGCTGGCCGGGGATGAGATTGCGACCGTGGGCAATCGGGGCTTCTCCACGGGCCCGCACTGTCATTTCGAAGTCTGGCTGAACGGAAACCAGAAGGTCGATCCCCTGCCCTGGCTGGCCAGTCGCGGGATATCGCTGGGGCCCGAACAGGATTGA
- a CDS encoding phthiocerol/phthiodiolone dimycocerosyl transferase family protein produces MTLAHQPGTYRLGRIDQSFVPKEVAVTQVAICAGEADVELLSRAFALLCGRYPMLGGRIEFHDGDYHLSVPERGCGNAVVEILDSPVADWLDNGLRTIDPALSLAKLEIVRDGATTAVALRVAHAIADAHMGFALLEEFWRAAAALGATGPVPDPVPVFPRSLEDLLDERGVVVPEPALPELSGLYSLTPTETAGRPGLRLAAGERIQLSARDTGALLRYARSQGTTMHALLSAAIIRAERRLIGETRGAATISELPMIIGHAVDLRPHLRPPAVPAEATNGLGFAPTVTLCAPGTDLLTLGKEIKAQIVHGIASGAALSTMFAAVQLPDDGARAHTVNIITNWGVVPDLESPKGLRITDFRGFATGNSRPENSYFLYTFHGRLSIEFTFSEDHHHRSRIIALRDAIAENLDLLIDATGIRRRYS; encoded by the coding sequence ATGACCCTCGCCCACCAGCCCGGCACCTATCGCCTCGGGCGCATCGATCAGAGTTTCGTGCCGAAGGAAGTGGCCGTCACACAGGTGGCGATCTGCGCCGGCGAGGCCGACGTCGAGTTGTTGAGTCGGGCCTTCGCGCTCCTCTGCGGGCGATACCCGATGCTGGGCGGGCGCATCGAATTCCATGACGGTGACTACCATCTGAGCGTTCCCGAGCGGGGATGTGGCAATGCCGTCGTGGAAATCCTCGACAGTCCAGTAGCCGACTGGCTCGACAACGGGCTTCGCACCATCGATCCCGCCCTGTCTCTGGCGAAACTCGAAATCGTCCGCGACGGTGCGACCACAGCCGTCGCCCTGCGTGTCGCCCATGCCATAGCCGACGCACACATGGGATTCGCACTCCTGGAAGAGTTCTGGCGAGCGGCGGCCGCGCTCGGCGCGACAGGGCCGGTCCCCGATCCCGTCCCGGTCTTCCCGCGTAGCCTGGAAGACCTGCTCGACGAGCGCGGCGTCGTAGTCCCGGAACCGGCGCTGCCGGAACTGAGCGGCCTGTACAGCCTCACGCCCACGGAAACTGCGGGCAGGCCGGGTCTGCGCCTGGCGGCCGGGGAACGAATCCAGCTCTCCGCCAGGGATACCGGTGCGCTGCTGCGTTACGCGCGGTCGCAGGGCACGACCATGCACGCTCTGCTGAGCGCCGCCATCATCCGGGCCGAGCGACGGCTGATCGGCGAAACTCGCGGGGCCGCAACCATCTCCGAGCTACCCATGATCATCGGACATGCCGTCGACCTGCGCCCGCACCTGCGGCCACCTGCGGTGCCCGCCGAGGCAACCAACGGACTGGGCTTCGCGCCCACCGTCACCCTGTGCGCACCCGGCACCGACCTGCTCACCCTCGGCAAGGAGATAAAGGCGCAGATTGTGCACGGCATCGCCAGCGGGGCCGCGCTGAGCACGATGTTCGCCGCCGTCCAACTCCCCGACGACGGCGCCCGCGCGCACACCGTCAACATCATCACCAACTGGGGTGTAGTCCCGGACCTGGAATCCCCGAAGGGTCTGCGCATCACCGATTTCCGGGGTTTCGCCACCGGCAATTCCCGGCCGGAGAACAGCTATTTCCTCTACACATTCCACGGCCGGCTCTCGATCGAGTTCACTTTCTCCGAGGACCACCATCACCGCTCCCGGATCATCGCACTGCGCGATGCGATAGCGGAAAACCTGGATCTGCTGATCGATGCCACCGGCATTCGGCGTCGCTACAGTTGA